Proteins encoded by one window of Halorubrum ruber:
- a CDS encoding preprotein translocase subunit Sec61beta produces the protein MSGSNSGGLMSSAGLVRYFENEDRNAIAIDPKTVVAFCVLFGVFVQILSLTVA, from the coding sequence ATGAGTGGCTCCAACTCCGGCGGGCTGATGTCCAGCGCGGGACTGGTCCGCTACTTCGAGAACGAGGACCGGAACGCCATCGCGATCGACCCCAAGACGGTCGTCGCGTTCTGCGTCCTCTTCGGCGTGTTCGTCCAGATTCTGTCGCTGACCGTCGCGTAG
- a CDS encoding phosphate/phosphite/phosphonate ABC transporter substrate-binding protein, protein MERRRQFLKVAGAASIVGLAGCSGGGDGSDGSDGSDGSDGGDGSDGSDGSDSDPEMTFGGDGTVDFGISPSVPQEDLNVQYSPLEDHIGSYLRENYDVPSDLSVEGTIGSNYSAIIQSLGQGTLDIAETGPFAAALGVMTDNAEIILQRYGYGGWTYKSIIATPNDSDITELSDLSGKTVAFSDRLSTSGALYPLYSMSNQGGLDVGELPEGNGSQAEFDARFAGGHVGSYTLLEQGQVDAAAMGGFVRDTKTGPAPEEWQEVATTLHADEGLPRAPIVVSPELSDDVKTAIQEAFLEGPDSIYYGADGEDGTEDDLWFSRVRESSREDYQSVIDVADELGVGTDIFNQ, encoded by the coding sequence ATGGAGCGACGACGCCAATTCCTCAAGGTCGCGGGCGCAGCAAGTATCGTTGGACTCGCCGGCTGTAGCGGCGGCGGCGACGGGTCCGATGGGTCGGACGGTAGCGACGGGTCCGACGGCGGCGACGGGTCCGATGGGTCGGACGGGTCGGACAGCGACCCGGAGATGACCTTCGGCGGCGACGGCACGGTCGACTTCGGCATCTCGCCGTCCGTCCCGCAGGAGGACCTCAACGTACAGTACTCCCCGCTCGAAGACCACATCGGGAGCTACCTCCGGGAGAACTACGATGTCCCCAGCGACCTCAGCGTCGAGGGGACCATCGGAAGCAACTACAGCGCCATCATCCAGTCGCTCGGCCAGGGAACGCTGGACATCGCCGAGACCGGACCGTTCGCGGCCGCGCTCGGCGTGATGACCGACAACGCGGAGATCATCCTCCAGCGGTACGGCTACGGCGGGTGGACGTACAAGAGCATCATCGCGACGCCGAACGACAGCGACATCACGGAGCTGTCCGACCTCTCCGGCAAGACGGTCGCGTTCTCCGACCGGCTCTCGACGAGCGGCGCGCTGTACCCGCTGTACAGCATGTCGAACCAGGGCGGCCTCGACGTCGGTGAACTCCCCGAGGGCAACGGCTCGCAGGCCGAGTTCGACGCCCGGTTCGCCGGCGGTCACGTGGGCTCGTACACCCTGCTCGAACAGGGCCAGGTCGACGCGGCGGCGATGGGCGGATTCGTCCGCGACACGAAGACCGGCCCCGCGCCCGAGGAGTGGCAGGAGGTCGCGACGACCCTCCACGCGGACGAGGGGCTCCCGCGCGCGCCCATCGTGGTCTCGCCCGAACTGAGCGACGACGTGAAGACCGCCATCCAAGAGGCGTTCTTGGAGGGTCCGGACAGCATCTACTACGGCGCGGACGGCGAGGACGGCACCGAAGACGACCTCTGGTTCAGCCGCGTCCGCGAGTCGAGCCGGGAGGACTACCAGTCCGTCATCGACGTCGCCGACGAGCTCGGCGTCGGGACTGACATCTTCAACCAGTAG
- a CDS encoding uracil-DNA glycosylase, giving the protein MSEHGGDGAALDEDLCVPGCERCPELVASRSRIVDGVGPTDADLLFVGEGPGATEDEEGEPFVGRSGDVLDEALRDAGLARADVRITNCVRCRPPDNRDPTTEELANCRGYLETEIDRLNPELIVTLGKVPSEHLLDRSVAITSESGDVVDARIAGESRRVLLSVHPAATLYDRSQRDGFFETIARAAELSGVGERSGDGGDGQSRLGEF; this is encoded by the coding sequence ATGAGCGAACACGGCGGCGACGGCGCCGCGCTCGACGAGGACCTGTGCGTTCCCGGCTGCGAGCGCTGCCCGGAACTGGTCGCGTCGCGGAGCCGGATCGTCGACGGGGTCGGCCCCACCGACGCGGACCTGCTGTTCGTCGGCGAGGGGCCGGGCGCCACCGAGGACGAGGAGGGCGAGCCGTTCGTCGGGCGCTCGGGCGACGTGCTCGACGAGGCCCTGCGGGACGCGGGGCTCGCCCGCGCCGACGTGCGGATCACGAACTGCGTGCGGTGCCGGCCCCCCGACAACCGCGACCCGACGACCGAGGAGCTGGCGAACTGTCGCGGCTACCTCGAAACGGAGATCGACCGGCTCAACCCCGAGCTGATCGTGACGCTCGGGAAAGTCCCGAGCGAACACCTCCTCGACCGCTCGGTGGCGATCACTTCCGAGTCGGGCGACGTGGTCGACGCGCGGATCGCGGGCGAGTCGCGGCGCGTCCTCCTCTCTGTCCACCCGGCGGCGACGCTGTACGACCGGAGCCAGCGCGACGGCTTCTTCGAGACGATCGCGCGGGCGGCCGAGCTGAGCGGCGTCGGAGAACGGAGCGGAGACGGCGGGGACGGCCAGTCGCGGCTCGGCGAGTTCTGA
- the hisH gene encoding imidazole glycerol phosphate synthase subunit HisH yields the protein MDESPTDREVSVALVDYGLGNLRSATRGLERAGATVEITDDPEAFAAADGVVLPGVGAFREGMENAGPLREALTDHAEAGRPLFGICLGMQMLLTTSEEADHEGEGEVTGLDLVPGTNVRFDVDRKVPHMGWNELEVARDHPIVEGVDGEHAYFVHSYYAEPDDADAVVATADYGVDFPAVVANEAGNVFGTQFHPEKSGETGLRILRNFVDYCAEQ from the coding sequence ATGGACGAATCTCCAACGGATCGAGAGGTGTCCGTCGCCCTCGTGGACTACGGTCTCGGGAACCTCCGGTCCGCGACCCGCGGGCTGGAACGCGCGGGCGCGACCGTCGAGATCACCGACGACCCCGAGGCGTTCGCCGCGGCCGACGGGGTCGTCCTCCCCGGCGTCGGCGCGTTCCGCGAGGGGATGGAGAACGCCGGCCCCCTGCGCGAGGCGCTGACCGACCACGCCGAGGCGGGGCGCCCCCTCTTCGGGATCTGCCTCGGGATGCAGATGCTCCTCACCACGAGCGAGGAGGCCGACCACGAGGGCGAAGGCGAGGTGACGGGCCTCGATTTGGTCCCCGGCACTAACGTCCGGTTCGACGTGGACCGGAAGGTGCCGCACATGGGCTGGAACGAGCTGGAGGTCGCGCGCGACCACCCGATCGTCGAGGGCGTCGACGGGGAGCACGCCTACTTCGTCCACTCTTACTACGCCGAGCCGGACGACGCCGACGCGGTCGTCGCCACCGCCGACTACGGGGTCGACTTCCCGGCGGTCGTCGCCAACGAGGCCGGCAACGTGTTCGGCACGCAGTTCCACCCCGAGAAGAGCGGCGAGACGGGGCTGCGGATTCTGCGGAACTTCGTCGACTACTGCGCCGAGCAGTAG
- a CDS encoding DUF5786 family protein, which yields MGFGSYDESEQENQDLDADFDDDDGVRAAQETHQGSVDYEPGASNDELLDRLQEIKSEDA from the coding sequence ATGGGCTTCGGCAGCTACGACGAGTCCGAACAGGAGAATCAGGACCTGGACGCGGACTTCGACGACGACGACGGTGTCCGGGCTGCCCAGGAAACCCACCAGGGGTCCGTCGACTACGAGCCCGGCGCCTCGAACGACGAGCTTCTCGACCGGCTCCAAGAGATCAAGTCCGAGGACGCGTGA
- a CDS encoding DUF99 family protein, with the protein MTPPSRTLGIAFSDARDASHAAGVVIRADGTPDGFAFATCTVGGTDATDAVIDCWRALDREDVRHVACAGVAPAWFNLLDLDRLREALDRPVYAVSYEASPGLEPALRDAFDGDALADRLATYRSLPPRVPVDAADDDAPDSDDPRFVRAVGVDSDEAAAAIRGLTRDGERRCEPLRIAGLAASAHREAATE; encoded by the coding sequence GTGACGCCGCCGAGCCGCACGCTCGGCATCGCCTTCTCTGACGCCCGCGACGCGAGCCACGCGGCCGGCGTCGTCATCCGCGCCGACGGGACGCCGGACGGCTTCGCGTTCGCGACCTGTACCGTCGGCGGGACCGACGCCACCGACGCCGTTATCGACTGCTGGCGCGCGCTCGACCGCGAGGACGTCCGCCACGTCGCCTGCGCGGGCGTCGCGCCGGCGTGGTTCAACCTCCTCGACCTCGACCGGCTCCGCGAGGCGCTCGACCGCCCGGTCTACGCCGTGAGCTACGAGGCGAGCCCCGGGCTCGAACCGGCCCTGCGCGACGCGTTCGACGGCGACGCGCTCGCCGACCGTCTCGCGACGTACCGGTCGCTGCCGCCGCGGGTTCCGGTCGACGCCGCGGACGACGACGCGCCGGACTCCGACGACCCCCGCTTCGTCCGCGCGGTCGGCGTCGATTCCGACGAGGCGGCCGCGGCGATCCGAGGGCTCACCCGCGACGGCGAGCGGCGCTGCGAGCCGCTCCGGATCGCAGGGCTCGCCGCGAGCGCGCACCGCGAGGCGGCGACCGAGTGA
- a CDS encoding thioredoxin family protein codes for MTVRLLDFHAEWCGPCKTQDPILEEIQEDLGDAFELQKVDVDEEQDVANQYQVRSLPTLIVENDDGVVDRFVGVTQREDIEAALSEAGA; via the coding sequence ATGACCGTTCGACTGCTGGATTTCCACGCCGAGTGGTGCGGCCCGTGTAAGACCCAAGACCCCATCCTGGAGGAGATTCAGGAGGACCTCGGCGACGCGTTCGAGCTCCAGAAGGTCGACGTCGACGAGGAGCAGGACGTCGCGAACCAGTACCAGGTCCGCTCGCTCCCGACGCTCATCGTCGAGAACGACGACGGCGTCGTCGACCGCTTCGTCGGCGTCACGCAGCGCGAGGACATCGAGGCCGCCCTCTCAGAAGCGGGCGCCTAA
- a CDS encoding 50S ribosomal protein L40e, with protein sequence MASFDAAERRMLDRQICMRCNARNASEAERCRKCGYTNLRPKATERRAA encoded by the coding sequence ATGGCCAGTTTCGACGCCGCCGAACGTCGCATGCTCGACCGACAGATCTGTATGCGCTGTAACGCCCGCAACGCCTCCGAGGCCGAGCGCTGCCGCAAGTGCGGCTACACCAACCTCCGCCCGAAGGCGACCGAGCGCCGCGCCGCGTAA
- a CDS encoding PhnE/PtxC family ABC transporter permease: MSSPSDSAIDDQFRTLERLRRLKYLLWGVLLAAVLGVTYWGLGFIGFQSSVVAGRLPGMYEFIRTGFFPPDFQNFTIYTKDQGITGLQAIPASFGDGGAHIIESFQSQRQSLVKASLVTLLLGFMGTVFAFPFALVLGVLGSERVTPFPFNFIFRGTLSGIRAIPAIVWIFLYIPIGPPGQVTAVLAIATDSIGNLGRLFTDDLEEIEEGPIEAIRSTGASGTQTVSFGMLSQVSRSFIAWTLYILEINTRIAISLGVVGAGGLGLMIRNSQDLFEFQQTAAGLIMVFIVVLGIELISSRIRARLRPGEHEGKGLIEAIRGLFDAKKWLGVGDRSDRD; encoded by the coding sequence GTGAGCTCGCCGTCCGACTCGGCGATCGACGACCAGTTCCGCACGCTCGAACGGCTCCGCCGACTGAAGTACCTGCTGTGGGGCGTGCTGCTCGCCGCGGTCCTCGGCGTCACCTACTGGGGGCTCGGCTTCATCGGCTTTCAGTCGAGCGTCGTCGCGGGGCGGCTCCCCGGGATGTACGAGTTCATCAGGACCGGCTTCTTCCCGCCGGACTTCCAGAACTTCACGATCTACACCAAAGACCAAGGGATCACCGGGTTACAGGCGATCCCCGCGAGCTTCGGCGACGGCGGCGCGCACATCATTGAGAGCTTCCAGTCGCAGCGGCAGTCGCTGGTGAAGGCGAGCCTCGTGACGCTCCTCCTCGGCTTCATGGGCACCGTGTTCGCCTTCCCGTTCGCGCTCGTCCTCGGCGTCCTCGGGAGCGAGCGCGTCACACCGTTCCCCTTCAACTTCATCTTCCGGGGCACCCTCAGCGGCATCCGCGCCATCCCCGCCATCGTCTGGATCTTCCTGTACATCCCTATCGGCCCGCCGGGGCAGGTGACGGCGGTCCTCGCGATCGCGACCGACAGCATCGGGAACCTCGGCCGCCTGTTCACCGACGACCTCGAGGAGATCGAGGAGGGGCCGATCGAGGCGATCCGGTCGACGGGCGCGTCTGGCACCCAGACCGTGAGCTTCGGCATGCTGAGTCAGGTGTCGCGCTCCTTCATCGCGTGGACGCTGTACATCTTGGAGATCAACACCCGGATCGCCATCTCGCTCGGCGTCGTCGGCGCCGGCGGCCTCGGGCTGATGATCCGGAACAGCCAGGACCTCTTCGAGTTCCAGCAGACCGCGGCCGGCCTGATCATGGTGTTCATCGTCGTCCTCGGCATCGAGCTGATCTCCTCGCGCATCCGCGCCCGGCTCCGGCCCGGCGAGCACGAGGGGAAGGGGCTGATCGAAGCGATCCGCGGCCTGTTCGACGCGAAGAAGTGGCTCGGCGTCGGCGACCGGTCCGACCGAGACTGA
- a CDS encoding MBL fold metallo-hydrolase, whose amino-acid sequence MEPITVTADAEEFTCNAYLVVGDATTLVDAGTMPGVDEVIADALDDAGVDGLDRLVVTHQHHDHVGELDAVVDRFDPRVFAYADHPRRDVALEDGDEILVGSEACEVVHTPGHADDHVSLVGEERLYSGDVVVYNDGAFDDGSFGRTDMAGQSRERLIESLHEILDRMPDTREAMFPGHGDVYRAADGPDTVREVIERATERAERREPKYPDE is encoded by the coding sequence ATGGAGCCGATCACCGTCACCGCGGACGCGGAGGAGTTCACCTGCAACGCGTACCTCGTCGTCGGGGACGCGACGACGCTCGTCGACGCGGGAACGATGCCCGGCGTGGACGAGGTCATCGCCGACGCGCTCGACGACGCCGGCGTCGACGGCCTTGACCGCCTCGTCGTGACCCACCAGCACCACGACCACGTGGGCGAGCTCGACGCCGTGGTCGACCGCTTCGACCCCCGAGTGTTCGCGTACGCCGACCATCCGCGCCGCGACGTCGCGCTCGAAGACGGCGACGAGATACTCGTTGGCAGCGAGGCCTGCGAGGTCGTCCACACGCCGGGGCACGCCGACGACCACGTCTCGCTCGTCGGCGAGGAGCGGCTCTACTCCGGCGACGTCGTCGTCTACAACGACGGTGCCTTCGACGACGGCTCGTTCGGCCGCACCGACATGGCCGGCCAGTCGCGCGAGCGCCTGATCGAGAGCCTTCACGAGATTCTCGACCGCATGCCTGACACCAGGGAAGCCATGTTCCCCGGCCACGGCGACGTCTACCGCGCCGCCGACGGGCCGGACACCGTCCGCGAGGTGATCGAGCGCGCGACGGAGCGCGCCGAGCGCCGCGAGCCGAAGTATCCCGACGAGTGA
- the phnC gene encoding phosphonate ABC transporter ATP-binding protein — MPTIEFENVSKIYDEDTVALDDVSFTIDEGEFVILLGPSGAGKSTMLRVLNGLTQPTEGSVRIGGEELQGNRSGVGMVFQEHYLIESKTAFGNALSGALSRNGLLRSALGMHDDVDKRTALEALQTVGLLDEAGQRAESMSGGQKQRVGIARALVQNPEIVLADEPVASLDPKAARDVMRYLKKAATEQDLTTITSLHQVNIAREFGDRFLGIRDGEVIFDGDADDLTMDEMDRIYYGEPQGGKTVPTGTSGDELGEADAAADGGERA, encoded by the coding sequence ATGCCAACGATCGAATTCGAAAACGTCAGCAAGATATACGACGAGGACACCGTCGCCCTCGACGACGTGTCGTTCACCATCGACGAGGGGGAGTTTGTCATTCTCCTCGGTCCCTCCGGCGCCGGAAAGTCGACGATGCTTCGGGTGTTGAACGGGCTCACGCAGCCCACCGAAGGCTCCGTTCGCATCGGCGGCGAGGAGCTCCAAGGGAACCGCAGCGGGGTCGGAATGGTGTTCCAGGAACACTACCTCATCGAGAGCAAGACCGCGTTCGGCAACGCCCTGTCGGGGGCGCTCTCCCGGAACGGGCTCCTCCGGAGCGCCCTCGGGATGCACGACGACGTCGACAAGCGGACCGCCCTGGAGGCCCTCCAGACGGTCGGCCTCCTCGACGAGGCCGGCCAGCGCGCCGAGTCGATGAGCGGGGGCCAGAAACAGCGCGTCGGGATCGCCCGCGCGCTGGTCCAGAACCCCGAGATCGTCCTCGCCGACGAGCCGGTCGCCAGTCTCGACCCGAAGGCCGCCCGCGACGTGATGCGCTATCTCAAGAAGGCGGCGACCGAGCAGGACCTCACCACGATCACCAGCCTCCACCAGGTGAACATCGCGCGCGAGTTCGGGGACCGGTTCCTCGGCATCCGCGACGGGGAAGTGATCTTCGACGGCGACGCGGACGACCTCACGATGGACGAGATGGACCGGATCTACTACGGCGAGCCCCAGGGCGGCAAGACGGTCCCGACCGGAACGAGCGGCGACGAGCTCGGCGAGGCCGACGCCGCCGCCGACGGGGGTGAGCGGGCGTGA